In Neofelis nebulosa isolate mNeoNeb1 chromosome 10, mNeoNeb1.pri, whole genome shotgun sequence, one DNA window encodes the following:
- the SIAE gene encoding sialate O-acetylesterase isoform X4 yields MIAPGFIFVLVLPLILPADTSAAHSNSWMVVLDPMKPGGPYEVMAQQTSGRTNFTLRVHDVLFGDVWLCSGQSNMQMTVSQIFNATRELSNTAAYQSVRIFSVSLTEAEQELEDLAKVDLQWSKPTSENLGHGVFKYMSAVCWLFGRNLYDTLHYPIGLISSSWGGTPIEAWSSGRSLKTCGVPTRGFTQSDSVTGPSKNSVLWNAMIHPLHNMTLKGMIWYQGESNININRDLYNCTFPALIEDWRQAFHRGSQGQTERFFPFGFVQLSSYLSATSDDKFPQIRWHQTADFGYVPNVRMPNTFMTVAMDLCDRTSPYGSIHPRDKQTVAYRLHLGARAVAYGEKLIFQGPLPEKMELLADRGLLNLTYSQQIQVKKQDKIFEISCCSDHQCKWLPAPMGPFSAQTLALNVSSCRGTPAAVRYAWTTWPCEYKRCPLYHPSSTLPAPPFIAFMTDQIPGDLSKLAE; encoded by the exons CACATTCTAACAGCTGGATGGTGGTACTGGATCCTATGAAGCCTGGTGGACCTTATGAGGTGATGGCACAACAGACTTCTGGGAGAACAAACTTCACCCTGAGAGTTCATGATGTCTTATTTGGAGATGTCTGGCTTTGCAGTGGGCAAAGTAACATGCAGATGACGGTTTCACAG ATATTCAATGCGACAAGAGAGCTGTCTAACACTGCGGCCTATCAGTCTGTCCGCATCTTCTCTGTGTCGCTCACTGAGGCAGAGCAGGAACTGGAGGACCTGGCCAAGGTTGACTTGCAGTGGTCTAAGCCCACCTCAG AAAACTTAGGCCATGGAGTTTTCAAGTACATGTCAGCAGTGTGCTGGCTCTTTGGGCGTAACCTGTATGACACATTGCATTATCCCATTGGGCTGATCTCCTCCTCTTGGGGTGGGACACCCATTGAAGCCTGGTCTTCTGGAAGGTCACTGAAAACCTGTGGTGTTCCTACACGAGG GTTCACTCAGTCTGATTCTGTAACCGGTCCCAGTAAGAACTCTGTTCTCTGGAATGCCATGATCCATCCACTACATAATATGACACTGAAAGGGATGATATGGTACCAGG GGGAGTCCAATATAAATATTAACAGGGACCTGTACAATTGCACATTCCCTGCACTCATTGAAGACTGGCGTCAAGCCTTCCACCGTGGCTCCCAGGGGCAGACAGAGCGTTTCTTCCCATTTGGATTTGTCCAG TTATCTTCATATTTGTCTGCAACCTCAGATGATAAATTTCCCCAGATCCGTTGGCATCAAACAGCAGACTTTGGCTATGTCCCCAACGTGAGGATGCCCAACACTTTCATGACAGTAGCAATGGATCTCTGTGATAGGACGTCCCCTTATGGCAG CATCCACCCTCGAGATAAACAGACTGTGGCCTACAGGCTGCACCTGGGGGCCCGGGCTGTGGCCTATGGTGAGAAACTGATCTTTCAAGGACCACTGCCTGAGAAGATGGAACTCCTGGCTGACAGGGGGCTGCTAAACCTCACATATTCACAGCAAATCCAGGTGAAGAAGCAGGACAAAATATTTGAG ATCTCATGTTGCAGTGACCATCAGTGCAAGTGGCTCCCAGCTCCCATGGGCCCTTTCTCAGCCCAGACCCTGGCCCTGAACGTCAGTTCTTGTCGCGGCACTCCGGCTGCTGTTCGCTATGCCTGGACCACGTGGCCTTGTGAATATAAGCGGTGCCCCCTGTACCACCCCAGCAGCACCCTGCCGGCTCCTCCCTTCATCGCTTTCATGACAGACCAGATCCCTGGAGATCTCAGCAAGCTTGCTGAATGA
- the SIAE gene encoding sialate O-acetylesterase isoform X1: MIAPGFIFVLVLPLILPADTSAGWTLSHNRGEPEDGICVLTQNVRFRFASYINNYMVLQKEPAGAVIWGYGIFGATVTVTLCQDKETIMEKVTSVKAHSNSWMVVLDPMKPGGPYEVMAQQTSGRTNFTLRVHDVLFGDVWLCSGQSNMQMTVSQIFNATRELSNTAAYQSVRIFSVSLTEAEQELEDLAKVDLQWSKPTSENLGHGVFKYMSAVCWLFGRNLYDTLHYPIGLISSSWGGTPIEAWSSGRSLKTCGVPTRGFTQSDSVTGPSKNSVLWNAMIHPLHNMTLKGMIWYQGESNININRDLYNCTFPALIEDWRQAFHRGSQGQTERFFPFGFVQLSSYLSATSDDKFPQIRWHQTADFGYVPNVRMPNTFMTVAMDLCDRTSPYGSIHPRDKQTVAYRLHLGARAVAYGEKLIFQGPLPEKMELLADRGLLNLTYSQQIQVKKQDKIFEISCCSDHQCKWLPAPMGPFSAQTLALNVSSCRGTPAAVRYAWTTWPCEYKRCPLYHPSSTLPAPPFIAFMTDQIPGDLSKLAE, from the exons ATGTCCGTTTTCGCTTTGCTTCATACATCAATAATTACATGGTGCTGCAGAAGGAGCCTGCAGGGGCAGTGATCTGGGGCTATGGCATATTCGGAGCCACAGTGACAGTGACTTTGTGCCAAGATAAAGAAACCATCATGGAGAAGGTGACGAGTGTGAAAG CACATTCTAACAGCTGGATGGTGGTACTGGATCCTATGAAGCCTGGTGGACCTTATGAGGTGATGGCACAACAGACTTCTGGGAGAACAAACTTCACCCTGAGAGTTCATGATGTCTTATTTGGAGATGTCTGGCTTTGCAGTGGGCAAAGTAACATGCAGATGACGGTTTCACAG ATATTCAATGCGACAAGAGAGCTGTCTAACACTGCGGCCTATCAGTCTGTCCGCATCTTCTCTGTGTCGCTCACTGAGGCAGAGCAGGAACTGGAGGACCTGGCCAAGGTTGACTTGCAGTGGTCTAAGCCCACCTCAG AAAACTTAGGCCATGGAGTTTTCAAGTACATGTCAGCAGTGTGCTGGCTCTTTGGGCGTAACCTGTATGACACATTGCATTATCCCATTGGGCTGATCTCCTCCTCTTGGGGTGGGACACCCATTGAAGCCTGGTCTTCTGGAAGGTCACTGAAAACCTGTGGTGTTCCTACACGAGG GTTCACTCAGTCTGATTCTGTAACCGGTCCCAGTAAGAACTCTGTTCTCTGGAATGCCATGATCCATCCACTACATAATATGACACTGAAAGGGATGATATGGTACCAGG GGGAGTCCAATATAAATATTAACAGGGACCTGTACAATTGCACATTCCCTGCACTCATTGAAGACTGGCGTCAAGCCTTCCACCGTGGCTCCCAGGGGCAGACAGAGCGTTTCTTCCCATTTGGATTTGTCCAG TTATCTTCATATTTGTCTGCAACCTCAGATGATAAATTTCCCCAGATCCGTTGGCATCAAACAGCAGACTTTGGCTATGTCCCCAACGTGAGGATGCCCAACACTTTCATGACAGTAGCAATGGATCTCTGTGATAGGACGTCCCCTTATGGCAG CATCCACCCTCGAGATAAACAGACTGTGGCCTACAGGCTGCACCTGGGGGCCCGGGCTGTGGCCTATGGTGAGAAACTGATCTTTCAAGGACCACTGCCTGAGAAGATGGAACTCCTGGCTGACAGGGGGCTGCTAAACCTCACATATTCACAGCAAATCCAGGTGAAGAAGCAGGACAAAATATTTGAG ATCTCATGTTGCAGTGACCATCAGTGCAAGTGGCTCCCAGCTCCCATGGGCCCTTTCTCAGCCCAGACCCTGGCCCTGAACGTCAGTTCTTGTCGCGGCACTCCGGCTGCTGTTCGCTATGCCTGGACCACGTGGCCTTGTGAATATAAGCGGTGCCCCCTGTACCACCCCAGCAGCACCCTGCCGGCTCCTCCCTTCATCGCTTTCATGACAGACCAGATCCCTGGAGATCTCAGCAAGCTTGCTGAATGA
- the SIAE gene encoding sialate O-acetylesterase isoform X2 — MIAPGFIFVLVLPLILPADTSADVRFRFASYINNYMVLQKEPAGAVIWGYGIFGATVTVTLCQDKETIMEKVTSVKAHSNSWMVVLDPMKPGGPYEVMAQQTSGRTNFTLRVHDVLFGDVWLCSGQSNMQMTVSQIFNATRELSNTAAYQSVRIFSVSLTEAEQELEDLAKVDLQWSKPTSENLGHGVFKYMSAVCWLFGRNLYDTLHYPIGLISSSWGGTPIEAWSSGRSLKTCGVPTRGFTQSDSVTGPSKNSVLWNAMIHPLHNMTLKGMIWYQGESNININRDLYNCTFPALIEDWRQAFHRGSQGQTERFFPFGFVQLSSYLSATSDDKFPQIRWHQTADFGYVPNVRMPNTFMTVAMDLCDRTSPYGSIHPRDKQTVAYRLHLGARAVAYGEKLIFQGPLPEKMELLADRGLLNLTYSQQIQVKKQDKIFEISCCSDHQCKWLPAPMGPFSAQTLALNVSSCRGTPAAVRYAWTTWPCEYKRCPLYHPSSTLPAPPFIAFMTDQIPGDLSKLAE; from the exons ATGTCCGTTTTCGCTTTGCTTCATACATCAATAATTACATGGTGCTGCAGAAGGAGCCTGCAGGGGCAGTGATCTGGGGCTATGGCATATTCGGAGCCACAGTGACAGTGACTTTGTGCCAAGATAAAGAAACCATCATGGAGAAGGTGACGAGTGTGAAAG CACATTCTAACAGCTGGATGGTGGTACTGGATCCTATGAAGCCTGGTGGACCTTATGAGGTGATGGCACAACAGACTTCTGGGAGAACAAACTTCACCCTGAGAGTTCATGATGTCTTATTTGGAGATGTCTGGCTTTGCAGTGGGCAAAGTAACATGCAGATGACGGTTTCACAG ATATTCAATGCGACAAGAGAGCTGTCTAACACTGCGGCCTATCAGTCTGTCCGCATCTTCTCTGTGTCGCTCACTGAGGCAGAGCAGGAACTGGAGGACCTGGCCAAGGTTGACTTGCAGTGGTCTAAGCCCACCTCAG AAAACTTAGGCCATGGAGTTTTCAAGTACATGTCAGCAGTGTGCTGGCTCTTTGGGCGTAACCTGTATGACACATTGCATTATCCCATTGGGCTGATCTCCTCCTCTTGGGGTGGGACACCCATTGAAGCCTGGTCTTCTGGAAGGTCACTGAAAACCTGTGGTGTTCCTACACGAGG GTTCACTCAGTCTGATTCTGTAACCGGTCCCAGTAAGAACTCTGTTCTCTGGAATGCCATGATCCATCCACTACATAATATGACACTGAAAGGGATGATATGGTACCAGG GGGAGTCCAATATAAATATTAACAGGGACCTGTACAATTGCACATTCCCTGCACTCATTGAAGACTGGCGTCAAGCCTTCCACCGTGGCTCCCAGGGGCAGACAGAGCGTTTCTTCCCATTTGGATTTGTCCAG TTATCTTCATATTTGTCTGCAACCTCAGATGATAAATTTCCCCAGATCCGTTGGCATCAAACAGCAGACTTTGGCTATGTCCCCAACGTGAGGATGCCCAACACTTTCATGACAGTAGCAATGGATCTCTGTGATAGGACGTCCCCTTATGGCAG CATCCACCCTCGAGATAAACAGACTGTGGCCTACAGGCTGCACCTGGGGGCCCGGGCTGTGGCCTATGGTGAGAAACTGATCTTTCAAGGACCACTGCCTGAGAAGATGGAACTCCTGGCTGACAGGGGGCTGCTAAACCTCACATATTCACAGCAAATCCAGGTGAAGAAGCAGGACAAAATATTTGAG ATCTCATGTTGCAGTGACCATCAGTGCAAGTGGCTCCCAGCTCCCATGGGCCCTTTCTCAGCCCAGACCCTGGCCCTGAACGTCAGTTCTTGTCGCGGCACTCCGGCTGCTGTTCGCTATGCCTGGACCACGTGGCCTTGTGAATATAAGCGGTGCCCCCTGTACCACCCCAGCAGCACCCTGCCGGCTCCTCCCTTCATCGCTTTCATGACAGACCAGATCCCTGGAGATCTCAGCAAGCTTGCTGAATGA
- the SIAE gene encoding sialate O-acetylesterase isoform X3 — MVLQKEPAGAVIWGYGIFGATVTVTLCQDKETIMEKVTSVKAHSNSWMVVLDPMKPGGPYEVMAQQTSGRTNFTLRVHDVLFGDVWLCSGQSNMQMTVSQIFNATRELSNTAAYQSVRIFSVSLTEAEQELEDLAKVDLQWSKPTSENLGHGVFKYMSAVCWLFGRNLYDTLHYPIGLISSSWGGTPIEAWSSGRSLKTCGVPTRGFTQSDSVTGPSKNSVLWNAMIHPLHNMTLKGMIWYQGESNININRDLYNCTFPALIEDWRQAFHRGSQGQTERFFPFGFVQLSSYLSATSDDKFPQIRWHQTADFGYVPNVRMPNTFMTVAMDLCDRTSPYGSIHPRDKQTVAYRLHLGARAVAYGEKLIFQGPLPEKMELLADRGLLNLTYSQQIQVKKQDKIFEISCCSDHQCKWLPAPMGPFSAQTLALNVSSCRGTPAAVRYAWTTWPCEYKRCPLYHPSSTLPAPPFIAFMTDQIPGDLSKLAE; from the exons ATGGTGCTGCAGAAGGAGCCTGCAGGGGCAGTGATCTGGGGCTATGGCATATTCGGAGCCACAGTGACAGTGACTTTGTGCCAAGATAAAGAAACCATCATGGAGAAGGTGACGAGTGTGAAAG CACATTCTAACAGCTGGATGGTGGTACTGGATCCTATGAAGCCTGGTGGACCTTATGAGGTGATGGCACAACAGACTTCTGGGAGAACAAACTTCACCCTGAGAGTTCATGATGTCTTATTTGGAGATGTCTGGCTTTGCAGTGGGCAAAGTAACATGCAGATGACGGTTTCACAG ATATTCAATGCGACAAGAGAGCTGTCTAACACTGCGGCCTATCAGTCTGTCCGCATCTTCTCTGTGTCGCTCACTGAGGCAGAGCAGGAACTGGAGGACCTGGCCAAGGTTGACTTGCAGTGGTCTAAGCCCACCTCAG AAAACTTAGGCCATGGAGTTTTCAAGTACATGTCAGCAGTGTGCTGGCTCTTTGGGCGTAACCTGTATGACACATTGCATTATCCCATTGGGCTGATCTCCTCCTCTTGGGGTGGGACACCCATTGAAGCCTGGTCTTCTGGAAGGTCACTGAAAACCTGTGGTGTTCCTACACGAGG GTTCACTCAGTCTGATTCTGTAACCGGTCCCAGTAAGAACTCTGTTCTCTGGAATGCCATGATCCATCCACTACATAATATGACACTGAAAGGGATGATATGGTACCAGG GGGAGTCCAATATAAATATTAACAGGGACCTGTACAATTGCACATTCCCTGCACTCATTGAAGACTGGCGTCAAGCCTTCCACCGTGGCTCCCAGGGGCAGACAGAGCGTTTCTTCCCATTTGGATTTGTCCAG TTATCTTCATATTTGTCTGCAACCTCAGATGATAAATTTCCCCAGATCCGTTGGCATCAAACAGCAGACTTTGGCTATGTCCCCAACGTGAGGATGCCCAACACTTTCATGACAGTAGCAATGGATCTCTGTGATAGGACGTCCCCTTATGGCAG CATCCACCCTCGAGATAAACAGACTGTGGCCTACAGGCTGCACCTGGGGGCCCGGGCTGTGGCCTATGGTGAGAAACTGATCTTTCAAGGACCACTGCCTGAGAAGATGGAACTCCTGGCTGACAGGGGGCTGCTAAACCTCACATATTCACAGCAAATCCAGGTGAAGAAGCAGGACAAAATATTTGAG ATCTCATGTTGCAGTGACCATCAGTGCAAGTGGCTCCCAGCTCCCATGGGCCCTTTCTCAGCCCAGACCCTGGCCCTGAACGTCAGTTCTTGTCGCGGCACTCCGGCTGCTGTTCGCTATGCCTGGACCACGTGGCCTTGTGAATATAAGCGGTGCCCCCTGTACCACCCCAGCAGCACCCTGCCGGCTCCTCCCTTCATCGCTTTCATGACAGACCAGATCCCTGGAGATCTCAGCAAGCTTGCTGAATGA